The Cohnella abietis genome has a segment encoding these proteins:
- a CDS encoding ABC transporter substrate-binding protein, translating to MNLRMIGLVAISTALLVTTACSSSGGNGGSGKKIEISFTDVAPSPEREKFFNEIIAEFEKENTNIKVNLETVPWDQAFAKLTTQGQSKTLPDVVNVYPAWLTTFVPAGYLEPISTQYDEWDKKDNLTAFVKNVTIEQQQREPFKDVYLIPDAFMGGALFIRTDWMKEANLELPKTWDELFNVAEKLTDPSQNRYGFSYRGARAGFDQILAYIFSVTKGESYEADGTSVLLRPEALTAFKRYTDIYKKGWAPKDSINWGYQEMVQGFTSGVTGILAQTTEVVATAKASMKDGTWTVIPNPAALDGNTYGGAGASWGYSISKNSKNKEAAWKFIEFLSKPENNNKYSKVMTMIPIMQDSLKDPEIGQGPMKGFIDMLNDPKLIPPADYGKFPELGEFRESLMDAEVQKYLLGTQSAEDTMKHLGDFLTKAQQKFMKDHPDIPVPHAANYKG from the coding sequence ATGAATTTAAGAATGATTGGGTTAGTAGCTATTAGCACGGCATTACTAGTTACAACTGCTTGCAGCAGCAGCGGCGGCAATGGAGGTTCAGGTAAGAAGATTGAAATCAGCTTTACTGACGTTGCTCCCTCGCCCGAGAGAGAGAAATTCTTTAATGAAATCATTGCTGAATTCGAAAAAGAAAATACGAATATCAAAGTTAATTTGGAAACAGTACCTTGGGATCAGGCGTTTGCAAAGCTGACAACACAAGGTCAAAGCAAAACATTGCCCGATGTCGTCAACGTTTACCCAGCTTGGTTAACTACTTTTGTTCCAGCAGGCTATCTGGAGCCGATTTCGACCCAATATGATGAATGGGATAAGAAAGATAATCTTACAGCCTTCGTAAAAAACGTTACAATCGAGCAACAGCAGCGTGAACCATTCAAAGATGTTTATCTCATCCCGGATGCTTTTATGGGCGGTGCATTGTTCATAAGAACGGACTGGATGAAAGAAGCTAATCTGGAATTACCTAAAACATGGGATGAATTGTTTAATGTCGCTGAGAAATTGACAGATCCATCCCAAAATCGTTATGGTTTTTCATACCGTGGAGCTCGTGCAGGGTTTGACCAAATCTTAGCTTACATTTTCTCTGTTACAAAAGGTGAAAGCTATGAAGCAGACGGCACATCGGTTCTTTTAAGACCCGAAGCATTGACTGCATTCAAGAGATACACCGATATCTATAAAAAAGGCTGGGCTCCAAAGGACTCCATAAACTGGGGATACCAAGAAATGGTGCAGGGCTTCACATCTGGCGTAACTGGAATACTAGCTCAAACTACTGAAGTAGTAGCTACGGCAAAAGCCTCCATGAAGGATGGTACTTGGACGGTTATTCCTAATCCTGCTGCATTAGATGGCAACACATATGGTGGAGCAGGAGCTTCATGGGGCTACAGTATTTCCAAAAACTCTAAGAATAAAGAAGCAGCTTGGAAATTTATCGAATTTTTATCCAAACCGGAAAACAATAATAAATATAGTAAAGTAATGACCATGATCCCGATCATGCAAGATTCTCTTAAAGATCCTGAGATAGGCCAAGGTCCAATGAAAGGTTTTATCGATATGTTGAATGATCCGAAGCTGATACCTCCTGCTGATTATGGCAAATTCCCTGAGCTTGGTGAGTTCAGAGAAAGCTTAATGGATGCAGAAGTACAAAAATATTTATTGGGTACACAATCAGCTGAAGATACAATGAAGCATTTGGGAGACTTCTTAACGAAGGCACAGCAGAAATTTATGAAAGATCACCCTGACATTCCAGTTCCACATGCAGCAAATTATAAAGGCTAA
- a CDS encoding CehA/McbA family metallohydrolase — MEIKQHKFISPYFESDVSSTWLRGNHHGHSTRSDGTDEPLTIVRAYEEAGYDYFALSEHDLLLRLEELQPYTKMCVIPAVEVAAKDEQTLQYLGADRVLPALELTPKEIMDRVHQAGGLCIFNHPNFKPVHDYCTDQMLDTMEGIKGIEIYTGVIERLFGQALATNRWDYLLSKGWRIYGHATDDQHAREDQFIAWNCVQWPDSQAIHPKGIVDALSEGRFYASTGVSITKIEAKDNNKCISIESDADEVHWISRNGVVLKKVEGGSSTLTMKELRENHRLHNKELSEAFYVRIECFGRGNKMAWSQPFWIVSEE, encoded by the coding sequence ATGGAAATAAAACAACATAAATTTATATCGCCCTACTTTGAGTCAGACGTCAGCTCCACATGGCTTCGCGGCAATCATCATGGACATTCGACGAGGTCGGATGGTACCGACGAGCCTTTAACAATTGTGCGTGCTTATGAGGAAGCTGGATACGATTACTTTGCCCTTTCCGAACATGATTTGTTACTCAGACTAGAAGAACTACAGCCCTATACGAAGATGTGTGTAATCCCGGCCGTAGAGGTCGCGGCTAAAGACGAACAAACTCTTCAATATCTTGGAGCTGACAGAGTACTTCCAGCGCTTGAATTAACACCTAAGGAAATTATGGATAGAGTGCATCAGGCCGGAGGACTTTGCATTTTCAATCATCCCAACTTCAAGCCCGTTCATGATTATTGTACAGATCAAATGCTTGATACGATGGAAGGTATTAAAGGTATAGAAATCTATACTGGGGTTATCGAAAGACTTTTTGGACAGGCTTTAGCGACTAATCGCTGGGACTATCTGTTGAGTAAGGGATGGAGGATTTATGGCCATGCAACGGATGACCAGCATGCACGGGAAGATCAATTTATTGCTTGGAACTGTGTGCAGTGGCCAGATTCGCAAGCCATTCATCCAAAAGGAATTGTCGATGCTCTTTCAGAGGGACGCTTTTATGCATCAACGGGAGTCTCCATTACAAAAATTGAAGCAAAGGATAACAATAAGTGTATTTCAATAGAATCCGATGCTGATGAAGTTCATTGGATTAGTCGAAATGGGGTTGTTTTGAAAAAAGTAGAAGGAGGCTCTTCCACTTTGACCATGAAGGAATTGCGTGAGAATCACAGATTGCACAATAAAGAACTGAGTGAAGCCTTCTATGTACGTATCGAGTGCTTTGGGCGTGGCAACAAGATGGCGTGGTCCCAGCCATTTTGGATTGTCTCCGAAGAGTGA
- a CDS encoding metallophosphoesterase family protein, giving the protein MLKIVVMGDLHYSQSLADPSLKEYQEDFLKRYLDHVFQVPADMHVSVGDLTHSGSPAEFGRIYQIANERHIHFYQAIGNHDALTIPKELISTVIQRPLYYHVSTEDAIVAFIDTAREQCPDDSSGAISDEQLDWLQELILSSESKPVILFAHHPLFGTTTFSEMEHLSIRNDRLTNILASKQGIGLYCNGHNHIHSTHQSSPWVYIQTAACLIKPSYRVITVQDSDVFIETHFLNDDLLTQYGQGLGEELLYFADQIQPPVRHIDLELRFITTNC; this is encoded by the coding sequence ATGTTGAAGATCGTAGTGATGGGGGACCTGCATTATTCGCAATCGCTCGCTGATCCTTCGTTGAAGGAGTATCAGGAAGATTTCCTCAAACGTTATCTCGATCATGTATTTCAGGTCCCGGCCGATATGCATGTATCAGTTGGTGACTTAACGCATTCTGGTTCTCCTGCGGAATTCGGCCGGATCTACCAAATTGCGAATGAGAGACATATTCACTTCTACCAAGCGATAGGAAATCATGATGCTTTGACGATTCCTAAGGAGCTGATATCTACGGTAATACAGCGTCCCTTGTATTATCATGTGTCGACGGAGGATGCCATTGTGGCGTTTATCGATACGGCGCGGGAACAGTGTCCTGATGACTCTTCTGGAGCGATCTCGGACGAACAACTCGACTGGCTGCAGGAATTGATATTGAGCAGCGAGAGCAAGCCGGTTATATTGTTTGCCCATCACCCGTTGTTTGGAACGACCACTTTTTCCGAAATGGAGCATCTTTCCATCCGGAATGACCGGCTAACAAACATTCTCGCGAGTAAGCAGGGAATCGGGTTGTATTGCAACGGTCACAATCATATTCACTCTACACACCAGAGCAGTCCATGGGTGTATATTCAGACCGCCGCTTGCCTAATAAAACCATCTTACCGGGTCATTACAGTACAAGACAGTGATGTATTTATTGAAACTCATTTCTTGAATGATGACTTGCTTACGCAATACGGACAAGGGCTGGGCGAGGAACTACTTTATTTCGCCGACCAAATCCAGCCGCCGGTCCGGCACATCGACTTGGAGCTTCGTTTCATAACAACTAATTGCTGA
- a CDS encoding HAD-IIA family hydrolase — MTSELGHYETYIFDLDGCLYTGNEPYPGSIALISYLADMNKKIIFLSNNSTETSDEVLANMSDMGFPVVGMQAMVATDLTGKYLLEKYGKVTVSVCGSESLEASLKGFGHRVVRLDDHSTSEFIVLGRDVHFNYEKLRRTVNQVQRGAKLVLTNSDVYHPGALGERVPETGALLASVLSMLDSPSVIAIGKPEPYPFQKALELSGTSRDACLMVGDNIYTDIKGGSNAGIDTLWISYHRSRPRASPVPTYKVSTIDGFFRKLRNQI; from the coding sequence ATGACATCTGAGCTTGGGCATTATGAAACATATATTTTTGACCTGGATGGATGCTTGTACACGGGAAATGAACCTTACCCAGGGTCAATCGCACTTATCTCATACCTAGCAGATATGAACAAAAAGATCATTTTTCTGAGCAATAATTCAACCGAGACATCGGATGAGGTACTTGCCAATATGTCGGACATGGGATTTCCTGTTGTGGGAATGCAGGCTATGGTAGCTACCGATTTAACCGGAAAATATCTGCTAGAGAAGTACGGCAAGGTAACTGTATCGGTATGCGGATCGGAATCCTTGGAGGCTAGCTTAAAGGGGTTTGGACATCGAGTCGTCCGCCTGGACGATCACAGCACATCCGAATTCATAGTATTAGGCCGGGATGTCCACTTTAATTACGAGAAATTGAGGAGAACCGTCAACCAAGTGCAGAGGGGGGCAAAACTAGTTCTTACAAATTCCGATGTGTACCACCCAGGTGCGTTAGGGGAGCGAGTGCCAGAGACTGGGGCACTGCTGGCATCGGTGCTTTCCATGTTGGACAGTCCAAGCGTTATTGCCATTGGAAAACCCGAGCCATATCCGTTTCAAAAAGCGCTTGAGCTTTCAGGAACGAGCCGGGACGCTTGCCTAATGGTTGGCGACAATATTTACACCGATATTAAGGGCGGCAGCAATGCGGGAATCGATACGCTTTGGATTTCTTACCACAGAAGTCGTCCACGAGCAAGCCCTGTTCCCACTTATAAGGTTTCCACAATTGACGGCTTCTTCAGGAAGTTGCGCAATCAGATCTAA
- a CDS encoding MurR/RpiR family transcriptional regulator has protein sequence MDIAKDYLVIIKNLLPSMHQGEKKIAEYILSNPADVINMTIAQLAILLSVADSSIVRFCRLIGLNGFTDLKISLAKNISKSSYPVPEEISLHDDDYSIALKVFSSSIQTLQNTINTLDKEEFHRTVQLLLQAKRIEIYGTGTSATLAQDAYYRFMRIGLPAYAATDPHISRISASMLDDECVALGISHTGRTKDTIEALQIAKGKGAKIIGITSFYKTPLLDLADSKLVISSIEADFLKEAVSSRIAHLGLIDSLCTCLIIRRYKQTEPLLDSMTNILNQLRY, from the coding sequence ATGGACATTGCGAAGGATTACCTAGTCATTATTAAAAATTTGTTACCCTCTATGCATCAAGGAGAAAAAAAAATAGCGGAATACATTCTGAGTAACCCCGCTGATGTCATTAATATGACAATTGCTCAACTGGCTATTCTTCTGTCAGTTGCAGATTCAAGTATTGTCCGATTCTGCCGATTAATTGGCTTGAACGGATTTACTGACCTAAAAATTAGTTTAGCTAAGAACATTTCCAAATCATCATACCCCGTACCGGAAGAGATCAGTCTGCATGATGACGATTACTCGATTGCTTTGAAGGTATTCAGTTCAAGCATTCAAACCTTACAGAATACAATAAATACATTGGATAAAGAGGAATTCCATCGGACAGTTCAGCTTTTATTACAGGCTAAGCGAATAGAAATTTACGGCACCGGAACATCCGCCACCCTTGCCCAAGACGCTTATTATCGCTTTATGCGTATCGGTCTTCCAGCTTATGCAGCCACCGATCCTCATATCAGTCGCATATCTGCAAGCATGCTAGATGATGAATGCGTGGCACTTGGTATTTCACATACCGGCCGCACAAAAGATACAATTGAAGCCTTACAAATTGCAAAAGGAAAAGGCGCAAAAATTATTGGCATTACAAGCTTTTATAAAACTCCCCTTCTGGATCTCGCAGATAGCAAATTGGTCATTTCATCTATTGAAGCGGACTTTCTTAAAGAAGCTGTGTCCTCTAGAATTGCACATTTGGGATTAATTGATAGCTTATGTACTTGCCTTATCATACGGAGGTACAAACAGACAGAGCCGCTACTTGACAGTATGACTAATATTCTAAATCAGTTGCGTTATTAG
- a CDS encoding heavy metal translocating P-type ATPase, whose product MSSSKVVPTQQATLQITGMTCAACANRIEKGLNKLEGVAQANVNFAMEQATVNFDPSQVNMSQLEQKIQDLGYGTVKESIDFDIVGMTCAACATRIEKGLNKMSGVKATVNLALETAHVEFIPSMTSAADMIKKVEQIGYKAKPKSEQTNESDHKRKEVSSLQIRLIVSAILSLPLLWAMVGHFSFTSWIWVPEIFMNPWFQLILATPVQFIIGSRFYVGAYKALRNGSANMDVLVALGTSAAYFYSVYLTIESLNASAHHQVEMYYETSAVLITLILLGKLFETLAKGRSSEAIKALMGLQAKSAIVIRDGQEVSIPVEDVVAGDVFLVKPGEKVPVDGEVLEGLSAVDESMLTGESIPVDKQVGDQVIGATLNKNGVLKVRATKVGKETALSQIIKVVEEAQGSKAPIQRVADVISGIFVPIVVGIAVVTFLIWYFAVDAGNFAEALEKAIAVLVIACPCALGLATPTSIMAGSGRSAELGILFKGGEHLESTHRINTIVLDKTGTVTKGKPELTDVRIEPGYNREHLLSWIAAAEKNSEHPLAEAIVAGIQEQGISLPSTDSFQAIPGFGIEATVEGNELLIGTRKLLANANVNAEAAFEEMSRLESVGKTAMLVAVNGKYAGMVAVADTIKDTSKQAVARLKQLGLEVVMMTGDNERTAKAIASQVGIDHVLAEVLPDGKANEVKRLQESGKKVAMVGDGINDAPALAIADIGMAIGTGTDVAMEAADVTLMRGDLNSIPDAIFMSKKTMVNIKQNLFWALAYNVIGIPIAALGFLAPWLAGAAMALSSVSVVLNALRLQRAKV is encoded by the coding sequence ATGAGCAGTTCTAAAGTAGTACCTACTCAACAAGCCACACTACAGATCACTGGCATGACTTGCGCAGCATGTGCCAACCGTATAGAGAAAGGCCTGAATAAACTGGAAGGCGTTGCACAAGCGAACGTAAATTTCGCCATGGAGCAAGCAACCGTCAACTTTGACCCTTCTCAAGTCAACATGTCCCAATTGGAACAGAAAATTCAAGACCTAGGATACGGTACGGTAAAGGAGTCCATTGACTTCGATATTGTAGGCATGACCTGTGCAGCATGTGCTACGCGCATCGAGAAGGGCCTTAACAAAATGAGTGGCGTAAAAGCGACGGTTAACTTAGCTTTGGAGACGGCACATGTGGAATTTATTCCATCCATGACAAGTGCTGCAGATATGATCAAGAAAGTCGAACAGATCGGCTATAAAGCTAAACCGAAGAGCGAGCAGACGAATGAAAGCGATCATAAGAGAAAAGAAGTCAGCAGCCTGCAGATCCGGTTGATTGTATCGGCTATTCTCTCTTTGCCGCTTCTCTGGGCAATGGTTGGACATTTCTCCTTTACGTCATGGATATGGGTGCCGGAGATTTTCATGAATCCATGGTTCCAATTGATATTAGCCACCCCAGTACAGTTCATTATTGGCAGCCGATTCTATGTCGGAGCCTACAAGGCGCTGCGTAACGGCAGTGCCAATATGGATGTATTGGTAGCGTTGGGCACATCTGCCGCTTACTTCTATAGTGTTTACTTAACAATCGAATCATTAAATGCCTCCGCACATCATCAGGTTGAGATGTATTATGAGACGAGTGCCGTGCTGATCACGTTAATATTGCTGGGTAAATTGTTCGAGACACTGGCGAAAGGTCGTTCTTCCGAAGCGATCAAGGCGTTAATGGGCTTACAAGCTAAGTCGGCTATCGTCATACGGGATGGTCAGGAAGTCAGTATTCCGGTAGAAGACGTTGTAGCTGGAGATGTATTCTTAGTTAAACCTGGAGAGAAAGTGCCAGTTGATGGTGAAGTACTAGAGGGCTTATCAGCAGTCGATGAATCGATGTTAACGGGTGAAAGCATCCCAGTAGATAAGCAGGTAGGAGATCAAGTCATTGGAGCAACGTTGAACAAAAACGGCGTGCTTAAAGTAAGAGCTACCAAAGTCGGCAAAGAGACAGCATTGTCCCAAATCATCAAAGTCGTAGAGGAAGCGCAAGGCTCAAAAGCCCCGATCCAAAGGGTAGCCGACGTGATTTCGGGAATATTCGTCCCGATCGTCGTAGGGATCGCGGTCGTCACTTTCTTGATCTGGTACTTCGCTGTCGATGCAGGCAATTTTGCAGAGGCGTTGGAGAAGGCAATTGCCGTTCTGGTTATAGCATGCCCGTGTGCGCTAGGTCTTGCCACGCCAACATCGATCATGGCCGGTTCCGGTCGATCCGCTGAACTCGGTATTTTGTTCAAAGGCGGCGAGCATTTAGAATCCACGCATCGCATTAACACCATTGTATTGGATAAAACGGGAACGGTAACGAAAGGCAAGCCGGAATTGACGGATGTTCGGATTGAGCCAGGCTATAATCGGGAACATCTCTTGTCCTGGATTGCTGCAGCGGAGAAAAATTCGGAGCATCCGCTAGCGGAAGCGATTGTGGCGGGCATTCAAGAGCAAGGTATTTCTCTCCCATCGACCGATTCCTTTCAAGCTATACCCGGCTTTGGTATTGAAGCTACGGTTGAAGGAAACGAATTGCTAATTGGAACCCGAAAGTTATTGGCGAACGCTAACGTGAACGCAGAGGCCGCATTCGAGGAAATGAGCCGATTGGAGTCGGTTGGAAAAACAGCGATGCTGGTTGCGGTTAACGGAAAGTACGCGGGTATGGTAGCTGTAGCGGATACGATTAAAGATACTTCGAAGCAGGCAGTTGCCAGATTAAAGCAGCTCGGTTTAGAAGTGGTGATGATGACAGGCGACAATGAACGTACGGCGAAAGCCATTGCGAGTCAAGTTGGAATCGACCATGTATTGGCGGAAGTACTGCCAGATGGTAAAGCTAACGAGGTCAAGCGGTTGCAAGAAAGTGGGAAGAAAGTCGCGATGGTCGGAGATGGAATTAATGATGCGCCAGCTCTGGCAATTGCGGATATCGGGATGGCGATCGGAACGGGGACGGATGTTGCGATGGAAGCGGCGGATGTAACCTTAATGCGTGGAGACTTGAATAGCATCCCCGATGCCATCTTCATGAGTAAGAAAACTATGGTTAATATTAAGCAAAATTTGTTCTGGGCGCTTGCTTATAATGTCATCGGTATCCCGATCGCAGCGCTTGGATTCCTTGCACCATGGCTCGCCGGAGCAGCTATGGCTTTAAGCTCCGTCTCCGTTGTGCTGAATGCGCTGCGTCTACAAAGAGCAAAAGTATAA
- a CDS encoding cation transporter, with product MKNVLLNVEGMTCGSCVRTIEGVVQTVGAKATVDLAAGLVELVYDDSEISLDAIVETIEEQGYDVVK from the coding sequence ATGAAAAACGTATTGTTAAATGTAGAAGGAATGACATGCGGTAGTTGTGTTCGTACTATTGAAGGTGTAGTCCAAACTGTCGGTGCAAAGGCGACTGTTGATCTAGCCGCAGGCTTGGTTGAATTGGTGTATGACGACAGTGAAATCTCATTGGACGCTATTGTCGAAACGATTGAGGAACAGGGTTACGATGTCGTGAAATGA
- a CDS encoding nitrite/sulfite reductase domain-containing protein → MTLRKLALATPLAVGGTTFQPEQLTAIGSIVHPDSAIEMTPFKQLYVFLEESKLSEAVEELAEAGLRVLPAGSTTKNLQACNFCKGAEEAGLSFALRLDEAISGMEVPIPIKIGYAGCALGTSEPLAKDISVVKMRDVYDLYVGGDVKGLKPKLAELFLSGIREEQVIPIIIEMIDYYRTHAKGKEKFTKFIGRVNLKEIINE, encoded by the coding sequence TTGACCCTTCGTAAATTAGCCTTAGCAACGCCACTGGCAGTTGGTGGAACGACATTTCAACCGGAGCAACTAACTGCCATTGGCTCTATTGTTCATCCAGATAGTGCAATCGAAATGACGCCATTCAAACAGCTTTACGTATTCTTGGAAGAATCTAAGCTTTCAGAAGCGGTGGAAGAGTTGGCAGAGGCAGGTCTAAGAGTGTTACCAGCGGGTTCTACCACAAAAAATCTGCAAGCATGCAATTTCTGCAAAGGTGCGGAAGAAGCCGGTTTGTCGTTCGCACTTCGGTTGGATGAAGCCATCTCCGGCATGGAAGTACCGATTCCGATAAAGATCGGATATGCAGGTTGCGCCCTTGGAACAAGCGAACCGCTAGCCAAGGACATTTCCGTTGTCAAAATGAGGGATGTATATGATCTCTATGTCGGGGGAGACGTTAAAGGATTAAAACCAAAATTGGCCGAATTATTCTTGTCAGGAATCCGGGAGGAACAGGTCATTCCAATCATTATAGAGATGATCGACTACTATCGGACGCATGCCAAGGGAAAAGAAAAGTTTACCAAATTTATCGGTCGAGTCAACTTAAAGGAAATCATAAATGAATAA
- a CDS encoding metal-sensitive transcriptional regulator encodes MEKELTDESAGHEHHHHHQHSHHSEKIKTNLTSRLNRIEGQIRGIKGLIEKDTYCDDVLNQIASVQSALNSVGKLLLENHMKSCIVQKIQSGEHGAIDELLTTINKLMK; translated from the coding sequence ATGGAAAAGGAATTAACGGATGAATCCGCTGGACATGAACATCATCACCACCATCAACATAGCCATCACTCCGAGAAGATCAAGACAAACCTGACCAGTCGCCTGAACCGTATTGAAGGACAAATTCGAGGGATTAAAGGGTTAATCGAAAAAGATACGTACTGCGATGACGTACTCAATCAAATCGCTTCGGTTCAATCGGCTCTCAACAGCGTTGGAAAATTACTTCTCGAGAACCATATGAAAAGCTGTATCGTACAAAAAATTCAATCAGGCGAACATGGAGCCATCGATGAATTGCTGACGACAATAAATAAACTAATGAAATAA
- a CDS encoding MFS transporter: MSGNSNVMTNANPLRWKALFLLCLAQFMVIMDTSIIGVALPAIKEALGYSQSNLQWVFNAYVIFFGGLLLLGGRLSDLFGQRKMFILGFVILSLASLLAGLAWSEESMNIGRALQGFGSALIAPAALTIIMQLFVANPKELNKAFGFWGASAAAGGTAGVFLGGVITEWLSWNWTFLINIPVGLFAILYSLYVLPKGTKNKGSIDLLGSLTVTAALMLAVYAIVTSEHNGWGAQTFGLLAIAAVLFILFLIVQAKKKEPLVPLRIFRAPNLLAANILLATLAGAWIPLWFFLNLYLQQVLNYSAFMGGVALVPMTILIMILMVGVMGRLVGKFGIKGNLVIGMLILAGSLLLFAGNTPEEGNFVTNVLWASLLGAVGMSMAYIPATIASLSGARPEESGLASGLSNMSYQIGSAIGLAVMVAVSSSWTKGELDKGIDQIAALNTGFHSAFVGAAIIAIVGALIALIFIRKGKAPEK, translated from the coding sequence ATGTCAGGAAATTCAAATGTTATGACTAATGCGAATCCGCTAAGATGGAAGGCATTATTCTTACTATGCTTGGCCCAGTTCATGGTTATCATGGACACATCTATCATCGGGGTTGCTCTCCCAGCGATTAAAGAAGCACTTGGTTACTCGCAAAGCAACCTGCAATGGGTATTTAATGCTTATGTCATTTTTTTTGGAGGATTGTTGTTGCTTGGGGGTAGGCTTTCCGATTTATTCGGTCAACGCAAAATGTTTATACTCGGGTTCGTGATCCTGTCGCTCGCATCATTGTTAGCCGGATTAGCTTGGTCCGAGGAGTCGATGAATATCGGTCGCGCCCTTCAAGGATTTGGATCTGCTCTAATCGCTCCAGCTGCATTGACCATCATCATGCAACTCTTTGTCGCTAACCCTAAGGAGTTAAACAAAGCTTTCGGCTTCTGGGGAGCATCCGCGGCAGCAGGTGGTACGGCCGGGGTTTTCCTCGGAGGAGTCATCACGGAATGGCTCAGTTGGAATTGGACATTCTTGATCAACATCCCCGTTGGTTTGTTCGCTATTTTGTACAGTCTGTATGTTCTTCCAAAAGGAACGAAAAACAAGGGCAGCATCGATCTCTTAGGTTCACTGACGGTCACGGCTGCGTTGATGCTGGCGGTATATGCGATCGTCACTTCGGAGCATAACGGATGGGGAGCACAAACATTTGGTTTATTGGCTATTGCCGCTGTACTGTTCATTTTGTTTCTAATCGTGCAAGCGAAGAAAAAGGAACCACTCGTACCTCTACGGATATTTAGAGCTCCGAATCTGCTTGCGGCCAATATCCTTTTGGCAACTCTTGCTGGTGCTTGGATTCCGCTTTGGTTTTTCTTGAATCTGTATCTTCAACAGGTTCTGAACTATTCGGCATTCATGGGCGGGGTTGCTCTGGTGCCGATGACAATCCTCATCATGATCTTGATGGTCGGAGTCATGGGAAGGCTTGTCGGCAAGTTCGGCATCAAAGGAAATCTCGTCATCGGTATGCTTATATTAGCGGGATCACTGTTGCTGTTCGCAGGTAATACGCCAGAAGAAGGAAACTTCGTTACCAACGTACTGTGGGCTTCTCTACTCGGGGCAGTTGGTATGTCAATGGCTTATATCCCGGCAACGATCGCCTCCTTGTCGGGGGCAAGGCCGGAAGAATCCGGTTTGGCGTCGGGCTTATCCAATATGAGCTATCAGATTGGTTCAGCCATTGGATTAGCTGTCATGGTTGCCGTATCTTCTTCTTGGACTAAAGGGGAGTTGGATAAAGGGATCGATCAAATCGCAGCATTAAATACGGGTTTTCACTCCGCATTCGTTGGAGCAGCTATCATAGCAATCGTCGGTGCACTAATCGCGTTGATTTTCATCCGTAAAGGGAAAGCGCCAGAGAAATGA
- a CDS encoding 3-hydroxybutyrate dehydrogenase: protein MKLLDRKIAFVTGAASGIGLEIARTFAKEGAFVAIADVQGEQAEEAASQLREEGFQALGVACDVTQESQYAQAIEMVHRKYGRLDILVNNAGLQHVTPIEHFPVEKFDFMLKVMLTGAFIGIKHAFPIMKQQRWGRIINMASINGVIGFAGKAAYNSAKHGLIGLTKVAALEGAEYGITVNALCPGYIDTPLVRGQLEDLSKTRNVSLEHVLEEVIYPLVPRKRLLGVDEIAEYAAFIASDKLKGVTGASLLIDGGYTAQ from the coding sequence ATGAAGCTGTTGGATCGTAAAATCGCTTTCGTTACGGGGGCGGCTAGCGGTATCGGGCTAGAAATTGCTCGCACGTTTGCCAAGGAGGGAGCTTTTGTCGCTATTGCCGACGTGCAAGGTGAACAAGCGGAGGAAGCTGCCAGCCAACTTAGAGAAGAAGGTTTTCAAGCACTTGGTGTTGCATGCGATGTCACGCAGGAATCGCAATATGCCCAAGCCATTGAAATGGTGCATCGGAAATACGGACGTCTTGATATTTTGGTTAATAACGCCGGATTGCAGCATGTAACACCTATCGAGCATTTTCCGGTAGAAAAGTTCGACTTTATGTTGAAGGTGATGCTGACCGGTGCTTTTATCGGTATCAAGCATGCTTTCCCGATCATGAAGCAGCAACGTTGGGGACGAATTATTAACATGGCCTCGATTAACGGAGTTATTGGTTTTGCCGGCAAAGCAGCATATAACAGCGCCAAGCATGGGTTGATCGGTCTGACTAAAGTTGCAGCTTTAGAAGGCGCCGAATATGGCATTACAGTGAATGCACTATGCCCTGGATATATTGATACGCCACTGGTAAGGGGGCAATTGGAGGATTTGTCCAAAACCAGAAACGTATCTCTTGAGCATGTGCTTGAAGAAGTGATTTACCCGCTTGTTCCGCGGAAACGACTGCTGGGTGTAGACGAAATCGCAGAATATGCTGCGTTTATCGCAAGCGATAAACTAAAGGGAGTTACGGGAGCGTCACTGTTGATTGATGGGGGCTATACGGCACAATAG